A window of the Brassica napus cultivar Da-Ae chromosome A2, Da-Ae, whole genome shotgun sequence genome harbors these coding sequences:
- the LOC106395206 gene encoding plasmodesmata-located protein 5 isoform X1, whose product MLKTTTTATLLCFVLTTVVLMDQTSSTATYSPTSSASTDTFIFAKCSPEKFSPGSAYETNLNSLLSSLVSSTVASRYNNLTVPSGTGEKSEPAVVYGLFQCSVDLDATSCSSCVSRATALVGNTCPNSYSVFLEMQSCLVRFDKSSFFGVQDKTEMLKKCGQPMGFNDQDALTRVSDVMGSLSSGSGSDRSGGNGDVRGMAQCMGDLSPAQCQDCLTDAIGRLSSDCGMSQGGYVYLSKCYARFSYGGSHARQTPNSNSNSNFAGGDKDDKNNDGVGKTLAIIIGIITLVILLVVFLAFLGKQLRKLQDEKCCK is encoded by the exons ATGTTGAAAACAACCACAACGGCGACCCTTCTCTGTTTCGTTCTCACCACCGTCGTTCTGATGGACCAAACTTCCTCCACCGCCACATACAGCCCAACTTCCTCCGCCTCCACAGACACGTTCATATTCGCAAAGTGTTCTCCGGAAAAGTTCTCTCCTGGCTCCGCCTACGAGACCAACCTCAACTCCCTCCTCTCTTCCCTCGTTAGCTCCACCGTCGCCAGCCGCTACAATAACCTCACCGTTCCCTCCGGTACCGGAGAAAAATCCGAACCGGCCGTTGTATATGGTCTTTTCCAGTGCAGCGTTGACCTAGACGCAACTTCTTGCTCATCGTGCGTATCACGTGCCACAGCACTGGTCGGAAACACATGTCCCAACTCGTACTCAGTGTTCTTGGAGATGCAAAGTTGTCTGGTCCGGTTCGACAAGAGCTCGTTCTTTGGCGTTCAGGACAAAACAGAGATGCTCAAGAAATGTGGACAGCCGATGGGATTTAACGACCAGGATGCGTTGACCAGAGTCAGTGACGTCATGGGTTCGTTAAGTTCAGGGAGTGGATCTGACAGGTCTGGAGGGAACGGGGATGTTCGGGGTATGGCTCAGTGCATGGGTGATCTAAGTCCAGCCCAGTGTCAGGATTGCTTGACTGATGCAATCGGACGGCTCAGTTCTGACTGTGGTATGTCCCAGGGAGGATACGTTTACTTGTCCAAGTGCTACGCGCGTTTTAGCTACGGTGGTAGTCACGCTCGCCAGACcccaaactcaaactcaaactcaaacttTG CAGGAGGAGATAAAGACGATAAAAATAATGACGGCGTCGGAAAAACATTGGCGATAATTATTGGGATCATCACCTTAGTCATCTTGCTCGTTGTGTTTCTCGCTTTTCTTGGAAAGCAATTGAGAAAATTACAAG ACGAGAAATGTTGTAAATGA
- the LOC106395206 gene encoding plasmodesmata-located protein 5 isoform X2, whose amino-acid sequence MLKTTTTATLLCFVLTTVVLMDQTSSTATYSPTSSASTDTFIFAKCSPEKFSPGSAYETNLNSLLSSLVSSTVASRYNNLTVPSGTGEKSEPAVVYGLFQCSVDLDATSCSSCVSRATALVGNTCPNSYSVFLEMQSCLVRFDKSSFFGVQDKTEMLKKCGQPMGFNDQDALTRVSDVMGSLSSGSGSDRSGGNGDVRGMAQCMGDLSPAQCQDCLTDAIGRLSSDCGMSQGGYVYLSKCYARFSYGGSHARQTPNSNSNSNFGGDKDDKNNDGVGKTLAIIIGIITLVILLVVFLAFLGKQLRKLQDEKCCK is encoded by the exons ATGTTGAAAACAACCACAACGGCGACCCTTCTCTGTTTCGTTCTCACCACCGTCGTTCTGATGGACCAAACTTCCTCCACCGCCACATACAGCCCAACTTCCTCCGCCTCCACAGACACGTTCATATTCGCAAAGTGTTCTCCGGAAAAGTTCTCTCCTGGCTCCGCCTACGAGACCAACCTCAACTCCCTCCTCTCTTCCCTCGTTAGCTCCACCGTCGCCAGCCGCTACAATAACCTCACCGTTCCCTCCGGTACCGGAGAAAAATCCGAACCGGCCGTTGTATATGGTCTTTTCCAGTGCAGCGTTGACCTAGACGCAACTTCTTGCTCATCGTGCGTATCACGTGCCACAGCACTGGTCGGAAACACATGTCCCAACTCGTACTCAGTGTTCTTGGAGATGCAAAGTTGTCTGGTCCGGTTCGACAAGAGCTCGTTCTTTGGCGTTCAGGACAAAACAGAGATGCTCAAGAAATGTGGACAGCCGATGGGATTTAACGACCAGGATGCGTTGACCAGAGTCAGTGACGTCATGGGTTCGTTAAGTTCAGGGAGTGGATCTGACAGGTCTGGAGGGAACGGGGATGTTCGGGGTATGGCTCAGTGCATGGGTGATCTAAGTCCAGCCCAGTGTCAGGATTGCTTGACTGATGCAATCGGACGGCTCAGTTCTGACTGTGGTATGTCCCAGGGAGGATACGTTTACTTGTCCAAGTGCTACGCGCGTTTTAGCTACGGTGGTAGTCACGCTCGCCAGACcccaaactcaaactcaaactcaaacttTG GAGGAGATAAAGACGATAAAAATAATGACGGCGTCGGAAAAACATTGGCGATAATTATTGGGATCATCACCTTAGTCATCTTGCTCGTTGTGTTTCTCGCTTTTCTTGGAAAGCAATTGAGAAAATTACAAG ACGAGAAATGTTGTAAATGA
- the LOC106395195 gene encoding protein TIFY 7 codes for MERDFLGLSDKKYLSNVKREANDDHVGERVLSKKAAIQWGKAKLLPNSSFMPDFQAGSYQRGPVSAASNLRRSQFSGGAFQNANPLLLGGSVPLTNHSSFRPAFNLSADARVASSGSLPQLTIFYGGTVSVFNNISPDKAQAIMLCARNGLQGETGESSLKKPVQETERVYGKQVHNAAAAASSSSATYADSFSRCRDIPVGATNAMSMIESFNAAGPGNMIPSVPQARKASLARFLEKRKERLMSALPYKKMLLDLSTGESSGMNYSSASHT; via the exons ATGGAAAGAGATTTTCTTGGTTTGAGCGACAAGAAGTATCTCAGCAACGTTAAACGCGAGGCCAACGATGATCATGTCGGAGAACGAG TATTGAGCAAGAAGGCAGCTATACAATGGGGAAAGGCAAAGCTCTTGCCTAATTCAAGTTTCATGCCTGATTTTCAG GCGGGCTCTTACCAGCGGGGACCAGTTTCTGCGGCCAGCAATCTCCGCAGAAGCCAATTTAGCGGTGGTGCGTTTCAGAACGCGAATCCGCTTTTACTTGGCGGTTCAGTTCCGTTAACAAATCATTCTTCTTTCCGTCCTGCTTTTAACTTGTCGGCGGATGCTCG AGTGGCTTCCTCAGGATCACTACCTCAGCTCACTATCTTCTATGGTGGAACTGTTAGCGTCTTTAATAATATATCTCCTGATAAG GCTCAAGCTATTATGTTATGTGCTCGGAACGGTTTGCAAGGAGAAACTGGAGAGAGCAGTTTGAAGAAACCAGTTCAAGAAACTGAAAGAGTTTATGGAAAACAAGTCCATAACGCTGCTGCTGCGGCATCATCAAGCTCTGCCACTTACGCTGATAGTTTCTCTAGGTGTAGAGACATACCCGTTGGTGCGACTAATGCAATGAGCATGATCGAATCATTCAACGCAGCAGGTCCTGGAAATATGATTCCTTCAG TTCCTCAAGCTCGTAAAGCCTCATTGGCTCGGTTCTTGGAGAAGCGCAAAGAGAG GCTCATGAGTGCACTGCCGTACAAGAAGATGCTTCTTGATTTGTCAACCGGAGAATCAAGTGGAATGAATTACTCTTCTGCTTCGCATACCTAA
- the LOC106421132 gene encoding 21 kDa protein has translation SKESSSIQTHHTTLVATMMKPILLLLLSSLLPSILTVDPPLPSPDGSDFIRTSCNTTLYPDLCFSSLSTFANSIHNDSNRLARVAISLTLSNTLHLVSYLQNAYGNCVDHGCDGPTAAIIKDCSENLKDAVDEMRDSMKQMKELVSTGSVQSFRFQMSNVKTWLSAALTNQYTCTDGFEDFHENGSIKDDVSSRVDDVKKLTSIALALVNRYADKAIPL, from the coding sequence TCTAAGGAAAGCTCATCAATCCAAACACATCACACAACGTTAGTAGCAACAATGATGAAACCTATTCTCCTCCTTCTCTTATCATCCCTTCTCCCATCAATCCTCACCGTTGATCCCCCACTCCCATCACCAGACGGCTCAGATTTCATCCGTACGAGTTGCAACACCACACTTTACCCCGACCTATgcttctcctctctctccacTTTCGCCAACTCCATCCACAACGACTCAAACCGTCTCGCACGCGTAGccatctctctcactctctccaACACTCTCCACCTTGTCTCCTACCTCCAAAACGCTTACGGCAACTGCGTTGACCATGGTTGTGATGGCCCAACCGCTGCTATCATAAAGGACTGTTCTGAGAATCTTAAGGATGCTGTCGACGAGATGAGAGACTCGATGAAGCAGATGAAGGAGCTTGTTTCCACGGGCTCGGTCCAGTCCTTTAGGTTCCAGATGAGTAACGTCAAGACTTGGCTCAGCGCAGCTCTCACTAACCAGTATACCTGTACTGACGGATTCGAGGACTTCCACGAGAACGGCTCCATCAAAGATGACGTATCCTCACGAGTGGACGACGTTAAGAAGCTGACTAGCATTGCGCTTGCTTTAGTTAATCGCTACGCCGATAAGGCAATACCTTTATAA